The stretch of DNA AGCCAGGGTCGAAACAAGTCGGGAGAGGGGGACATACCACAGTCCGCGAGCCGCCTACGTCGTACAAGATCCACTCTTTGCCTGCGTCGCCGCCGATACCGCCCGCAAAGATGCTAGTCGGGCCGTCGTCCAGTCTGATGCGGTACTCTTGCACACCAAGCGTGCGGAGTCGGGCGCGGACGACGTCATCGTCTGACGGCGAGTAATCGCGCTGTGCGATACGGTCCAGGTCGTCCAGGAAACTGCTCGTCCATcagcacacacacacactgtAGAGAGAAAGAGCGGACGTACAAGCCAGCTGTATCCTCGATCCTTATCCTCCGCTTTTTGAGGACGGCACGAACAACATCGTCCGTCCACAGCGCCTTCATATCCTCCAAACAACTCGCCAGAATCTCCGTAGCATCATCCACcatctccccctcctcctccccatcctcacCAACCGGCGTCGCACGCCCACTCCCCACCCTCCCCTGCCTCCTCACACTCTGCGCCGAGCCCTTCCGCACTAAGCGCTGCCCGCGCTGCAACGCCTCCTGCAACCGCGTCACTCCAAACTCGCGTTGCGCTGACGCAGCACCGAGCGGCCGCGCCAGACCCTGCGAATCCGTTTCGAGACTTAACGGTCCGAGATTCGCTCCGCCCAGCACATTCGTCGCTGCGCCATCACCcgtcgcagcagcagcagcagcagcaggcgctgGCGATGGCAAGGGCAACCCCATATCCTCATCCGACCCCGCGCCAAGCCGCCTCTTCAGATCCGTCTCCACACGGCGTAACGGCCCAAGCCGCATCTTCAGCACCTGGTGTTTACCCGTCAACAGCGTCGACAACTGTTTACTCCCTTCCCTCCCCGTGCCTCCTACCACCACACCACTCCCACTTGcttccccccctccccctccccctccccctccacctGCACTGCTAACACCACCAGGACTGACAGGGTGCTGCAgatcgccctcgccctcgggCTCCCCGTCCATCTCGGCCTGCAGAGCCTCTACGATCGTAATGATCGAGCGGATCACGTTGAGCTGGATCACAGCGCGCCACGACGCGCGCTCGGCGTCCCAGTCTGCGCGTGCGTATTTCATTCGAAAGTCTGGGTGGAACCGTGGGCGCGATGTGAGGGGTAGGGTAAGAGTGTGAGTTGGGACGGTGGGTTGAGAGAAGGGAAGTCAGTATAAGAACACGGGTAAGATGAGACGACGCACTTTTCAACGTCGTCGATTTGCCTAATCACCACAACCACACCAACGACCACATCCACAAGCGCACATCAAAtcccaaatccaaatccaaatccaatcCCAACATCGAATTCGTCCGTCGAAAATCGACCCAAAAGaaacacccaaaaaaaaaaaaacgtcagctcccatcccatccccctcaccccccccccccccacCCCCAAAAAAACCCTCAAgaaaaaacccaaaaaaccaaaaaaactcaccactCTCACTCTGCCCCAACAAAAGCACCCTCACAacccccctctccctccgtCTCCTCTCCATTCTCTCAACTTTCAACTCCTCATCAATCATCTCACTCACTCTCCTTGCCGCCGCCTCTGCTTCCAGGCGGGTGCTTCTTTCCGAGGGAGTTTCGTTGGgtggggggaggaggagggttgaTAGGGGGTCGTCGGATTGCGAGGTTGTGGATGAGGTTGTTGTGGTGGAGGATGTTGGGAGGCCCATGGTAGGATTTATTTTGTGAGGATTTTGGGTATGGGGTTTTGGGCGGTTTTCGGTGGGTTTTCGGGTTGGGTGGATGGAAAgcgctggtgctggtgtttTGTTCGGTGTAGACCTAGAAGCAGAAACGTCAGCTACGTtcaaatccagctatgataCGATGGGGGTGTGGGGTGAATGGAACAGTGCAATGTCAAATGAGTACACGAACGAAcacaaaacaagaaaaaaaatacatattGAAAGATTGAGAGATTGAATCCAGTAAAGATACGTGaaaggtaaaggaaaaggaaaaagtgAGCGTAACAGTGGAAAGGTATAACCGACCGACCAACCGAGGCTCGAGCAAACTCACCCTAACTCtaccaaccaaccaacctaACTCAACCAACTCAACCCAACCAACGGCTAGCGGCCAACGATGTACGATGAACGATGAACGACGCAGACCGAAGACCACTACCGATACACGACTGATGTTGTATGATGCGTCCTCCATACATCCCCGCACATCTGCATGCTGACCCGCTTCGAAAATGACACGTTCTTCCGACGTCGAAGGGACTAGAGAAGGTCAGTGATCCgtcaagttgatgttgatgacaTACTCACCAACGTTGCGAGCATTGAACAAGGTCTACTGACAACAATGCAACGCCACGTACTTAACACACCCCAACCTCAATGCCCCTAGCAGACAAGACGGGTCGCGGGAAcgcgatacatagcgtcatAGCTACAAAATCAAGGTCAGACCATATTCAAAACCCTACAACAAAATGTGCTTACCAGCGTAGCTTCAAGGTCTAATGAATCCACAGGGTGGGTCGCGGGAAAGCGATATATGGCGTCGGAGCATCCTGCGCTACAGAAACAAGGTCAGACAACACAAAGAACACTTTGACAATATGCACTTACCATAGCTTCCACATGTGTGGGGTCGGTTGCAGGAATTCGATACATGGCGTCGGAGCATCTGGGGTTGCAGAAACAAGGCCAGTGCGTACTCAAAACCCTCCAACATGTACATACCCTTCCCTAGCACTCGATACATAGCTTCCAACGGGGGGGCGGTCGCGGGAAATCGACATATGGTGTCGAAGCATCTAAATCAAATTAGAACACCTCCAAAGCTGTGATAGAAAATATACTTACCAAGACGTTGCTCAATGCGACCCCTAGCTGTCGATTCGTAGCTTCCAATCTCAAAGTGAACCCTGCGATGGATTATGAGACCGTGAAAACCCAAtgaaaagaaataaaacgtACTGATGGTGATGGTTACAAGTCAAGGTGTGACGCGAGCCGAGAGGCCGTGTTTGGCATGACCAAACAACGGCTACGGGTGAAGCACAACGAGATAGAATGCCATGCCCACAGGATTGGGGCATAATGAGCGGCTGCAGTGAACGAAATCCGAATCCCTCTTTATACTCATTTTCACCAGGGTCGCTTTCATTATCACCTCAGACCACTTTCCCTAGCTTCAACAAATCGCCTAGTCCACACTTCGTTTCTGCAGCTTACGAGgtagaattttttttttattcaaatGCCATAATTCTTTTCTTAGGAGACCTCACCATTTGCAAACCCGATCGATTTAGTTGTAAGAGTTTACAACAACAATTGGATTTTGGCTGGTTTTCAAAAAGCCATGAAACACACCAATTCGTCAATGAGTTCCCATAGAAGGGTGGAGACTGTATATAGGAATCTTCCATCGCCGTAGACACACATATCATGACATAAGGTGTTGATTGCTGCACATAAGGGTTTGCGATATGTTGCATTAGTACAAGTGTCCATGTGAATCAAATTAATACATTACTACAAATACAGATATCAACGAAACGTCATCTGGCACACAGTAAGTATTATCTACACTGAGATGCAGATATAAAATAATTACCCTCTCCTCGACGGAACTTGAGTGGGTGAGCAGTCGTTAAGGTATTTACGTATAGCTTCCAGTGCATAGACTCTCATCCAGATGCTCGGATGCACGAGGGGACTCCTATTTCAGCTAGCCAGACACACAGAAACTCAAAGCCAGCCACAGATATCACGAAGAAGACGGCAATACAGTCTGTGCCCAgctgcacacacacacagtgAAATTATACATTTCGTATGGACGTGGACGTACAGGGGTGGCTGGAGTATAAACAGGACACGGACTAGTGGGTTTTTTCTTCAACCCCtctcctctgctctctcctctcctctcctcgtctacTACTCTCCGCTCAACGCCTTCCACCGCCCTCTGCTCAATGCCCATTGGCACGCCCTGGTTACTCTATGCTCTCGACGACGCGAGTGCGCCGCGACGTGGCCGACGACACGGTATGTATCCTCTTCTTGCATTCTCTTGCTCTGCCCTCCGCTCAACGCCATTCAGCTCGCCTTCTCGCTGTCCTACGCCTCGCAACAACGTGAACGCACCGCAACGCCGTGAGTATCGTCCGCCCCTCGCATTCTGAGCCGCTCCTGACCATCTCCCTTGCAGGAACGTGTATGACGACGAGTGAAGGATCTGTGAGGTAGAGGTCGACAACGCACTGTGAGTCCACTCTGTCTTTGCATCCCTCTGCAACCTCACAACCATCATCCCAGTGTGTTGGGCGTCGAGGGCGGTGCACGGTGAGCATCCTcaattcacattcacatctcATTCTTCAACTCCAGCCTTCTGTGCAGGCTACGCTACCCATCGAGACGCCGCGGGACGCGAGTGTGGGTTTAGTAGGACGCTTGCAGGTAAGTATTATGCTGTTCGACGTGGATATGCGTTGACACATAGCTGTTTTCGACAACAACAAGCCTCTGCGAGCGGCGGACCCTTTGCACACTGTAAGTTGGcccatgtttttttttgtttgccgGAGACCGCCCTTGATTGACCGCCCCATAACAGTGCTGAATTGGCCTGGAAAGTGACGCCGGCGCCGAACAACAATACCTATGTAAGTAAGTCACTGTTTACTCTGATTCAGGCAGAACTGACCTTGACACGCAGCATTCTCCACACTAGAATGCAGCACGCGCCTCGCTCACCGTGAACCGCCCCACAGTAACAAAGATGTGAGGCCGTTCTGGTTTAACGACCACAGCCGCCTCATTACAAGGTTGCATTGGCTACTTAGAATCAACCCCAAACTCACAAAACcagctcaaaaaagaaaaaaaaaaagaggggGACACTCACTCTCGACGTGGCAGGTGTAGCGCAGACGTGTGCTGAATTTCCGTTGTTTGAGGGGCTCTAGCATGCTGGTATAGATAATGGAATGCATAGTTGAAGAGGTGGCAGTGCGTTGTGATGAGGAAATGGCGATTCTTTTGAAATATTCGTGCCGGGTCTTCAAATTGCGTATATCCCacattttcattgtctgtGACATTCTGTGGTAAGTTTGAAGCACTGAATAGATAGAATAGTATTTATAGTACTTAATTGAATGTGAAAATTAAGTTCTGTGGTGTTGAGGAAAGTCGGACATGTCAAAAATTGTGGATACATGGGTACATAcacaccaaccctaacctgCTACATATATAATTGCAtttaccaaccctaaccaaccctaaccagcctaatctgtgcttttatggtattatcaaatcccaaccaaccctaaaatctaaaccctaaaccatcctaatctgtatttttgtggtcaccaccaaccctaaccaaggctaatatgtgctttgtggtGTAGGTGTTACATTGTGTTGTTATAATTGTATGGTGATTAACACATCAGAATCTGATACAAAGACATACAGAGCACTGATTACTCACCTTGACATGCCATAGTACACCCCTATACTCAAACAGTCCAGCCCAATCAA from Psilocybe cubensis strain MGC-MH-2018 chromosome 7, whole genome shotgun sequence encodes:
- a CDS encoding Guanine nucleotide-binding protein alpha-4 subunit, producing the protein MWKLCAGCSDAIYRFPATHPVDSLDLEATLVYTEQNTSTSAFHPPNPKTHRKPPKTPYPKSSQNKSYHGPPNILHHNNLIHNLAIRRPPINPPPPPTQRNSLGKKHPPGSRGGGKENFRMKYARADWDAERASWRAVIQLNVIRSIITIVEALQAEMDGEPEGEGDLQHPVSPGGVSSAGGGGGGGGGGEASGSGVVVGGTGREGSKQLSTLLTGKHQVLKMRLGPLRRVETDLKRRLGAGSDEDMGLPLPSPAPAAAAAAATGDGAATNVLGGANLGPLSLETDSQGLARPLGAASAQREFGVTRLQEALQRGQRLVRKGSAQSVRRQGRVGSGRATPVGEDGEEEGEMVDDATEILASCLEDMKALWTDDVVRAVLKKRRIRIEDTAGFFLDDLDRIAQRDYSPSDDDVVRARLRTLGVQEYRIRLDDGPTSIFAGGIGGDAGKEWILYDVGGSRTVRHAWLPYFDNVQAIIFLAPVSCFDERLTEDARVNRLEDSFLLWRTVCSSKLLASTTMILFLNKCDLLKRKLKAGVQVRKYLPSYGERANDVNTVVKCALAMSLCFGVSLMCLEDLREKFKEQLKEHSPTQRASYFYATSVVDTKATATTIKAVKDSILRDYLKNADFLS